The following coding sequences lie in one Terriglobia bacterium genomic window:
- the tadA gene encoding tRNA adenosine(34) deaminase TadA: MARRIARSKGEATVSPEVEIPSDDFFMALALEEARNAAKEGEVPVGCVIEMGGRVISGAHNRPITLNDPTAHAEILALREACRRLGNYRLNGATLYVTIEPCSMCVGGILQARIRRLVYGAADEKAGAVDSLFHLATDPRLNHQVEVTRGVREESCRALMKNFFAGKRS; this comes from the coding sequence ATGGCCCGTCGAATCGCACGGAGCAAGGGAGAGGCAACAGTGTCGCCAGAAGTGGAAATTCCCTCCGATGATTTCTTCATGGCATTGGCCCTGGAAGAGGCGCGCAACGCGGCGAAGGAAGGGGAGGTCCCCGTTGGATGCGTGATCGAAATGGGAGGACGGGTCATATCAGGCGCCCACAATCGTCCCATCACCTTGAACGATCCAACGGCCCATGCCGAGATTCTGGCTCTTCGCGAAGCCTGTCGCCGCCTTGGGAACTATCGACTGAATGGGGCCACCCTGTATGTTACAATTGAGCCCTGTTCCATGTGCGTAGGAGGCATCCTCCAAGCCCGCATCCGGCGCCTGGTTTACGGCGCCGCCGACGAGAAAGCGGGTGCCGTGGATAGCTTGTTTCATCTGGCGACTGATCCAAGGTTAAACCACCAGGTCGAGGTGACCCGCGGGGTGCGGGAGGAGTCATGCCGTGCCCTGATGAAAA